The genomic stretch AGAGGTGACAAAATAGGTCCATCATGTTAGGATGTATGTGTAAGTGTGGAGCAATTAATACATCATAGTTGTTCCACAACTCATTGGcctaaattttttagtaaaggtgggtccaactagatatgttgacggacTCGGCCTTATACtcttcttggtgatctccctagatgaaggtatcggacttctattGCGCATTTCTAACAAATAGTATCAGAACACATGGTTAATTGGTGGCCCACTTCCAATATGTATCGGTGTTTAGTAAATATCTCAAAGAATGAATCTAGTGATCAATGTTGTTTTCTGACCGGTGGGCATCATGGTGTAGTAATGCGAGCCGAATGGGTGTTGATTGTAATGTACCAGGTCTTACCACCTGCCTAACATGTCTACGCTTAACATGTTTACGCGCTCtactttaatatatatatataaaagcatGTGAAAGCTTAATAAATCAAGAACAATTGGCAGCCATACAAATACAAATGCATGGAAACAAACGGCAAGCATGCTTAATAGGGTATGTCCTCATATGGTTACTTACCTACAATACACACACTCATTCACATACAAATTCAACATAACTGGGACATAACTAACAATTCCACCTCCCGATCAGCCACACTGACGTCATTTCCATCAATTGCCTCTACTTTCCGTGACCGCTTTACCTCGCGGGCTAGCTTACCTGAAAAAGGGTAAGTCCATGAGAGTGAGCTCAAGGCTCCACGAGTATGATCCCTAACACCTTGATGATTGGAAACATTAATCATCTAGCAAGCACATACGACCCACTCGGAGCAACTAAAACCAATAAATCGACATTAACATAGATCAATCGAGTCATAACCACAACAAGCAAATCGTCCGACATAGTCCACGCACCCATGGAGACCACCACCGACTTTCTCACGTGATCTCATACACAGTTCACCGACCGTCTTACCCAGTTGACCATCAATTTTGCCTTCTCAACACCAACCGCACCTCCTTTAATTAGCATTCTGAGCATACAAGTAGCTTTAGGGCGTCTCGCACCCATTACTAACCAATTTGCCTTGCACGATTTTCCAACGTACGTCGCTCTTCACGATGATTCACCGACGAATTCAAAGAACCCGATGCCTTAGGAGTTCTATTCCTCCATCAGTCCCAACATGTAAACCATCCGAGACACATCAAGCACCAACGACGACAACACTGAACCTACGCGTAATCGTCCATCATCCATCACCAAAGTCGACGATCCAACCACAAATTCAGCAAATCCAACACTCAAGGATACCTATATAAATCAGAAACGCTACATGCAAAGACAATCAACGAATCAAAAGGCGATGCGTGAGAAATTCTACTTGCCTTAGTTCTACGCACAAACACCACCACGAAGCCGACGCCACTCCAAACCGAGCTCGCCTTCTTCCTCACAAGCGAGAGCACAAGAGATTGAGAGGGAGATAGAGACCATGAGCGGGCGAGATTGAGAGCAAGAGACTTGGCGTTGGGAGGAAGCGGGAGTGCGGGCCGGCCGAACAAGAAAAGGGGAGGAGGAAGAGCTCTTGAGATCATCTTGgggtttcttgaaaaatgagagAAGTGAGAGAGAAAGGGGCTATTTATAATGGAGATGAGCTCTTGCATGGAGGACACATGGCGAGGGTGGCGTGCCACGTGTCAACTCCCATGCGCCACTTGTTATCCGCCcttgacaagttttatattCTCCCAATCTGTCCCAATTTCACATATTTAGCTCTACGGGGTCTAAATTAAATACATAGCGCCCCAAAACATAATATTAATCTCAAATATTTCACTGTGCTAAACATAATAATAATCCTCTCAAAGCTCGTTTACTTATAGAGTCGAGCTCGATGAGCACACTATTCCACTTGTAACTTAAGCTGGTGGAAAAATCGGGTCGTCatattgatggagattcaagttgagatatgttggtgAATAAAGATACATAAATTAAGGGGGAGTGGACTTAATAATGGAGCTCACGCGTGAGGGGGATATTGTTAGGATGCATGTGTGAAATTTTGTAtatagcaattaatatatcttaattgTCACGTatctcattggcttaagcttttagtgAAAGTGTATCCAACCATGTatattgacgggctcggacttggacTTTCTGTAGGCGATCTCTTTGGGTGAAGGTATCGGATTTCTGCTGCTCACTCCCAATACAttattgacccatttttttcACACATATTTGTTGTGAGGGATTTAAAACGGGATGCTCCCATTTTAGGAATGTGTTAAAATGAGTTGTAAGAAATAAAGATCAACTAAAAGCACGTCTAAATGGATTCGAATCAGTGACACGGTTTCGGTTCCGGAGAATTCGAAGAAATTGAATGCATCGTGCTGTGAACTCTGCGATGCGATGCGAGTGTTTAGCTTAGTCGAAGCAGTGATCGGTCGCTTTCCAAGCGTCATTGGTTGATTACTCATTTGTTCATTTGGACGGGATGCATTCTATGGAGCTTGTTCAGTTTGTACTTGAGCCAACATGGTTGGTTGATTCTAGGGATGAATCGATGAATGATTCCACCGCTGGAAAAAGTCTAGATTGTAGTTCTTTTGTTTGTACTTTATACTTTGGTCCGTAGCGACTTTCTTCAAATTCAAATCGGATTCTTTCGTGGACTTGAGACATAATTCTTCATGCCGTTGGACAACACACAAGAAAGAGTTGTTAGGATGtgtttgttggagttggcgaatacttcgaggacccttgtttctcacaatGGGtatgcccacgtgagcttagggaaattgAAGTGTTACCCAATGATATGTGACCCATGCGCGCGAGATAcaggggttcgggggcagcgcccccgaaatctctacgggtttgagcttttatttaagctgacccgtatggttggaattaagaggttttagattttttagcccgtttttggggcatatatattttgctcggttttattattgtattaattgaattggctgtaaaccgaaaaatatagtgaaatctctttgcaggacgtagccctaatcttggggtgaacctgagtaatctcgtgcgtcattccaatttttcttgattctctgtgtgatcgtctgattcggttccgataaatcccttcagtGTTTGGATTCCCTTGGAGTTTTTGTTTTCGGAGATCCGTTCGATGGCTTCGGTGGCCGATGCGAATGTTCTTGGCTACTTCGCTAAGGCTAATGCGCCGGCATTATTTGTTGGGTTTGCTCACACACTCGCGATTAAAAGACACTCGCATGCCTCGGATATAAAGATGCAATAGAAAAATGTTATCTAGGAAACAACACCAATTCATCAGCTCCTCTACAAAAGGATCGCGAACCATTACCCCCCTCAAATATACCGGCCGGCCAGGGGAGACAGAAAGTAGAAATGGCGTCCAAAGTTCCCGTGATAGTTTTCTCAGAGGAAAGTACGGGACCCAGGACCAAGTCTTGGATGAGAGCTTGTGATGAGATCGTGCAGGCTCTCGAACATCACGGCTGCTTCATAGCCGAGTACGAGGGTTTCCGTCCAGAGCTTCGCGACCCTATCTTTGGGGTCGCGAAGGAGCTCTTTGATCTCCCTCACGAGACCAAGGTTCGGAGCCCTGATAGCTCCTACTCAAAGGGTTACATACCCCACTATCCTGGAACTCCTTTACTTGAAGGTCTGAACTTTGATGGTGCTGAGAAACTTGATGCTTGTGAGAAATTCACAGCTCTCATGTGGCCATCTGGGAATGCTCGCTTCTGGTACACTCTTTTTTCCCCCTATTTTCCTTTGGGTTTTACTCTCGGAATGTTTAATGAACTCAGTAAAGCCGGTCTTTATTCCCACGATcgtaggggtttttttttttttgtcaaaagattttGTTTGTAGATGGACTATCTGTGTCGTTTACGCGCATAACTGAAAATTAATAAGCTAAATAAGTGTGACTCGCCTACTTTTCTCctataaatttatcatatattatCGAGTTACCAACTATCATATAATTTACTATgttcacttgatttttttttttaatttgccctTATAAATTCAAGTCTAAGTTACTATAGTTATGtattaccaactcttatttgcATTACTTTGCAAGTTTATGTCTTCtttcaattccaattttctttcttatgttgtaccaacttttttttacctttcttaCCTATTCCTTAAACTTATCgactcttatatgaaattaaCAACTTTACTTTaaatattatcaatttttctcCGATTAAGTTATTAACCAATTCTTAATTAtgaactctcatttgagttagtTACTAACAAGTAATTCATATACGATCTAGTAAATTCAAAACCTCATAAGTCTatgtaaataaaagttggtaagtgaGTGAAAAATAGCCAATTTGCAAACTATAAAAAAGTTGGTTATTTCAGTATAGGGTTGGCAAGTTACCAGTAAATTACTTGGAAAAAAATGCCAAGTCACTTTTTCTACCGTCAGTTTTTGACACTTACCAACACGTATTGAAGACTACCACGACAGAAAGGAATCCGTATTTTGGGCATTGAACGCTAAAATTTTGCCTCTCCAAATGCTTCAATCGAATCGCAACGAAAGCTTCACATTTATGACGATGCAGTAGCTATATCGAATATTTGCTAATAAATCGATCGTAAGAATCACTCTATTAGTGAATAATATTCCGTTTCGCTGTAGCAAAGCTGCTTATTCCTACGCAAGCGCGATCGCTAAATTGGAGAAACTGGTGACAAGAATGGTATTCGAAGGCTACGGTGCGGGGAAATACTGTGACTCCCACACCGAGTCCACCGCATACGTCCTGCGCTTCTTGAAGTACAAGAAACCCGGCGAAGACGGGGGTAACGCATATCAGATTGCCCACACGGACAAGACCTTCCTGTCCATACTGCATCAGAACAATGTGAGGGGCTTGGAGGTGATGACAAAGGATGGAGAATGGGTCACCTTCGAGCCCTCGCCTTCGTCCTTCATGGTCATGGCCGGCGATGCATGCATGGTGAGTCGCTTATCTATCTTTTCTCTGCACGAGTCGGGCCACAATGCCTTACTAATTGTGTGCCTGAAGCGTAATGGCCTCTAAGATTAAGCATAGAAGCAAGGTCAAGCGGCACAAAGTTACGTAATTCTCTTTACATCTTAGAGGGCTAAGCAGAACCCGGATAAAGAAAGAACAGTATAACTAGTAAACACCAACACCTAAACATTATCTGACTTATTCGAAGCATTTGCTCTTACACGATATGTATTGATTATTAGGGATGGAGCAACGGAAGGATCAAAGCGTGTTACCATAAAGTCGATGTGCAAGAAGAGCGGTTGGTGAGGTACTCGGTCGGCTTCTTCTCGTATAACACAGGGAAAATAGAGATACCCAAGGAGCTTATTGACCAAGACCACCCTCAACAGTTCAAATCATTCAGTCATCTCGATTTCCTTCGTTTCTATCACAAGATCGATGGCCACACCAAGCTTCAGAGCCAGATCAAAGTCTATTGTGGAGTCTAACCAAACGCACTGGTCCTTGAAATTACATTTCAGCCTACTTCATGATCTTGAAGCGTGTATCTTTTGTATTGCTTGGCTAAGAAAGAACTTCTTCGGATCGTACTTCATCAAGTATGAAGAGAGCTGTTGCAAGTGGTGGATCTTTTGGACAGGATGGTTTACtttatccttttttgtttttttccttctgtaTAATCTCATAGAGCATGCTCTTTTACTTGTCATCAATCTCAAACCCGTATTTTTCCGTTACAATCTGAATATTGATAAGTAGGTCACTACGCATAAACCTCTTTAATTGTtttctaaaacttaaaaaaaaaaaattacatatgaGGCACGGAGTGCCAGTTTAGAATTCCGTCCAAGTAAAGGTTATTAATGGGTGGTGGCtacatgaaaattgtcaaaaaagttctaaacctttcgcTAGGAACTAGCGACCGCTGCCAACCTCtaaacccagaaaaaaaaagacagaaaaaagattagaaaattaaaaaaaaaaattgaaaaaaatatgagaaaaaggTTAAATACTTTCCATGTTAGCACCACGGGTGCCATATGGAACGGCCAGCATTCACGTCAGCAATTATCTGCCAATAGGACTGAATcagcaaaatatgaaaatgtttagtattgaattggtcaacttaaaaggtttatgactgaattgacaaaagtacggAAGGTTTACAagttttttttacaattttcccctTAATCGCCCTACCCTCGAACTGAGCTGGGCGGGCTTGGCGAGGAATTTCACTTGAGATAGCTCGGAACGTGCATGTTTTGCTTGGGCCTAACCTTCCCTAAAcagaaaatttccttttttttttttttttagtatggGTGGATTTA from Rhodamnia argentea isolate NSW1041297 chromosome 2, ASM2092103v1, whole genome shotgun sequence encodes the following:
- the LOC125313749 gene encoding probable 2-oxoglutarate-dependent dioxygenase AOP1, translating into MASKVPVIVFSEESTGPRTKSWMRACDEIVQALEHHGCFIAEYEGFRPELRDPIFGVAKELFDLPHETKVRSPDSSYSKGYIPHYPGTPLLEGLNFDGAEKLDACEKFTALMWPSGNARFCKAAYSYASAIAKLEKLVTRMVFEGYGAGKYCDSHTESTAYVLRFLKYKKPGEDGGNAYQIAHTDKTFLSILHQNNVRGLEVMTKDGEWVTFEPSPSSFMVMAGDACMGWSNGRIKACYHKVDVQEERLVRYSVGFFSYNTGKIEIPKELIDQDHPQQFKSFSHLDFLRFYHKIDGHTKLQSQIKVYCGV